The following proteins are co-located in the Microcoleus sp. bin38.metabat.b11b12b14.051 genome:
- a CDS encoding aldo/keto reductase: protein MRYKLLGHSGLRVSEICLGTMTFGEDWGWGGSYDESRKMFDAFAEAGGNFLDTANLYTNGTSEKYVGDFIAGDREKWVVATKYSLNMKNGEINGFGNHRKNMVQAVEASLKRLQLEYIDLLWLHVWDFTTPVEEVMRAFDDLVRAGKILYIGISDTPAWIISASNTLANLRGWTPFIGLQIEYSLKERTPERDLLPMAKAFDIGVTAWSPLAGGLLTGKYNIAETAGETKRLNSPESGKISERDLNIAAEVSKIAAEIGKPPSQVALNWLRQQPIDVIPIIGSRKLSQLQENLACLEFELTPEKMQQLDKVSAIELGFPHDFLKSSMVQDFAFGGGIAKIDSHRL from the coding sequence ATGAGATACAAACTACTAGGTCACAGCGGACTTCGCGTTTCTGAAATCTGCCTCGGAACCATGACTTTTGGGGAAGACTGGGGTTGGGGCGGTTCTTACGACGAAAGCCGTAAAATGTTCGACGCCTTTGCAGAAGCAGGCGGCAATTTCCTTGATACCGCCAATCTCTACACCAACGGTACCAGCGAAAAATATGTCGGCGATTTCATCGCAGGCGATCGCGAAAAATGGGTAGTTGCTACTAAATACAGCCTCAACATGAAAAATGGTGAAATCAACGGTTTCGGCAACCACCGCAAAAATATGGTACAAGCAGTAGAAGCAAGTTTGAAGCGGCTGCAACTTGAATACATAGATTTGCTGTGGCTGCACGTTTGGGATTTTACAACACCCGTCGAAGAAGTGATGCGCGCCTTTGACGATTTGGTGCGCGCCGGCAAAATTCTCTACATCGGCATTTCCGATACGCCAGCTTGGATTATTTCTGCTTCAAATACCCTCGCCAACCTGCGCGGTTGGACACCATTTATCGGCTTGCAAATCGAGTATTCTTTAAAAGAGCGAACTCCCGAACGGGATTTGCTACCAATGGCCAAAGCCTTCGATATTGGCGTCACAGCCTGGAGCCCCCTAGCAGGTGGCTTGCTGACAGGAAAATACAACATTGCAGAAACGGCCGGCGAAACTAAACGGCTTAATTCACCTGAATCTGGAAAAATTAGCGAACGCGACCTAAATATTGCTGCTGAAGTTAGTAAAATTGCAGCCGAAATTGGTAAACCTCCTTCTCAAGTAGCCCTAAATTGGCTGCGCCAGCAACCAATCGATGTGATTCCGATTATCGGTTCCCGGAAACTCTCGCAGCTTCAGGAAAATCTCGCTTGTTTGGAGTTTGAACTAACCCCCGAAAAAATGCAGCAGTTAGACAAAGTAAGCGCCATTGAATTGGGTTTTCCCCACGATTTCTTAAAGAGTTCGATGGTGCAAGATTTTGCCTTTGGAGGGGGAATCGCCAAAATTGACAGCCACCGACTTTAA
- the glf gene encoding UDP-galactopyranose mutase produces MFDYLIVGAGFAGSVIAERLATQAGKTVLIIDTRNHIGGNAYDHYDNHGILVHKYGPHIFHTNSRPVFEYLSQFTEWRPYEHRVLASVDGQLLPIPINLNTVNKLYGLNLTSFEVEDFFAKVAEPKDYIRTSEDVVVSKVGRELYEKFFRNYTRKQWGMDPSELDKSVIARVPTRTNRDDRYFTDTYQAMPLHGYTRMFEKMLDHPNIKVMLNTDYREIEGFIPYGEMIYTGPVDSYFNYCYGKLPYRSLEFKHETLNVPVHQAAPVVNYPNEHLYTRCTEFKYLTGQEHLKTSIVYEYPQAEGDPYYPVPRPENAEIYKKYKALADATPGVSFVGRLATYRYYNMDQVVAQALTTYTQITTKPVIEFVENLNGSAANLSLSNSVTEMPGIAAAEVATVNGNGKSASN; encoded by the coding sequence ATGTTTGACTATTTAATTGTCGGAGCCGGATTTGCAGGTAGTGTGATTGCCGAAAGACTAGCAACTCAGGCGGGTAAAACAGTCTTAATAATTGATACCCGCAACCACATCGGCGGCAACGCCTACGACCACTACGACAACCACGGCATCCTCGTACACAAGTACGGCCCCCACATTTTTCACACGAATTCGCGCCCTGTTTTCGAGTACCTTTCGCAGTTCACCGAGTGGCGGCCCTACGAACACCGCGTGCTCGCCAGCGTTGACGGTCAACTGCTACCAATTCCCATCAATCTTAACACAGTAAACAAACTGTACGGACTGAATCTAACTTCATTTGAAGTAGAAGATTTCTTTGCAAAAGTAGCAGAACCAAAGGATTACATTCGTACTTCCGAAGATGTCGTTGTCAGCAAAGTCGGGCGCGAACTTTACGAGAAATTCTTCCGCAACTACACCCGCAAACAGTGGGGAATGGATCCGTCGGAACTTGACAAATCAGTAATTGCGCGCGTGCCAACCCGCACTAACCGGGACGATCGCTATTTCACCGATACTTATCAAGCAATGCCCCTGCACGGCTACACTCGGATGTTTGAAAAGATGCTGGATCACCCCAACATCAAGGTGATGCTGAATACCGACTACCGCGAGATTGAAGGTTTTATTCCTTACGGCGAAATGATTTATACCGGGCCGGTGGATTCCTATTTCAATTATTGCTATGGCAAATTGCCTTACCGTTCCTTGGAATTCAAGCACGAAACGCTGAACGTACCCGTACACCAAGCAGCACCGGTGGTAAATTACCCCAACGAGCATTTATATACTCGCTGCACGGAGTTTAAATACCTCACAGGACAAGAACATCTCAAAACTAGCATTGTCTACGAATATCCCCAAGCTGAGGGAGACCCTTACTACCCGGTTCCGCGTCCGGAAAATGCCGAGATATACAAGAAATATAAGGCTTTGGCTGATGCAACTCCGGGAGTTTCTTTTGTGGGAAGGCTGGCAACTTACAGGTATTACAACATGGATCAAGTTGTCGCGCAAGCTCTGACAACTTACACTCAAATTACTACCAAGCCTGTGATTGAATTCGTGGAAAACCTTAATGGTTCTGCCGCTAACTTAAGCTTGTCAAATTCCGTTACCGAAATGCCAGGGATAGCTGCCGCAGAAGTCGCCACTGTCAACGGCAACGGCAAATCTGCTAGCAACTAA
- a CDS encoding GTP-binding protein → MESITQSETDRAMDAPKHGLPVTIITGFLGSGKTTLLNHILTNQQGLKTAVLVNEFGEIGIDNELIVTTDDNMVELNNGCICCTINEDLVNAVYKVLERQENLDYLVVETTGLADPLPVAMTFLGTELRDMTRLDSIVTVVDAANYSLDLFNSEAAYNQIAYGDIIILNKTDLVEEADLDLLEVKIRDVKQGARILRTVKSQVPLPLVLSVGLFESDKYFQSEETHSSHDHHDHDDHAHHDHAHHDHHDHAHHDHHDHAHHDHHDHDDHSHHLENDGFTSISFQSDKPFSLRKFQYFLDNQMPTNVFRAKGIMWFEESPKRHIFHLSGKRFSMDDDQWKGEPKNQLVLIGQGLDTETLRSQIENCLCLPSPNRGKGFGKN, encoded by the coding sequence ATGGAATCTATAACCCAGTCCGAGACAGACAGAGCGATGGACGCTCCCAAACACGGCTTACCCGTTACCATCATTACAGGATTTCTCGGCAGCGGCAAAACAACCCTGCTCAACCACATCCTGACCAACCAGCAAGGTTTGAAAACAGCAGTTTTGGTCAATGAATTTGGCGAAATCGGCATTGACAACGAACTGATTGTCACCACCGACGACAACATGGTTGAGCTGAACAACGGCTGCATCTGTTGTACGATTAATGAAGATTTGGTGAATGCCGTTTACAAAGTTTTAGAACGTCAAGAAAATCTTGATTATCTAGTTGTCGAAACCACAGGGCTAGCTGACCCGCTGCCAGTAGCGATGACTTTTTTAGGCACAGAACTGCGCGATATGACCCGTCTAGATTCAATAGTTACAGTAGTAGACGCAGCCAACTACAGCTTAGATTTGTTCAACTCAGAAGCAGCTTACAATCAAATAGCTTACGGCGATATAATTATCCTCAACAAAACAGATTTGGTTGAAGAAGCAGATTTAGATTTGTTGGAAGTTAAGATTCGCGATGTCAAACAAGGTGCTAGAATTCTGCGAACAGTAAAATCGCAAGTTCCGTTACCGCTAGTCCTCAGCGTCGGATTGTTTGAATCTGACAAATATTTCCAATCTGAGGAAACTCATAGCAGTCACGACCATCACGATCATGACGACCACGCTCATCACGACCACGCTCATCACGACCATCACGACCACGCTCATCACGACCATCACGACCACGCTCATCACGACCATCACGACCATGACGACCACTCCCACCATTTAGAAAATGACGGATTTACCTCAATTTCTTTCCAAAGCGACAAGCCGTTTTCTCTGAGAAAATTTCAATATTTCTTAGACAACCAAATGCCAACAAACGTGTTTCGCGCCAAAGGGATTATGTGGTTTGAGGAAAGTCCGAAACGGCATATTTTTCACTTGAGCGGTAAGCGATTTTCGATGGATGACGACCAGTGGAAAGGTGAACCCAAAAACCAGCTTGTTCTGATCGGTCAGGGTTTGGATACCGAGACTTTGCGATCGCAAATCGAAAACTGTCTCTGTCTCCCTTCACCCAATCGCGGCAAAGGTTTTGGGAAAAACTAA
- a CDS encoding bifunctional serine/threonine-protein kinase/ABC transporter substrate-binding protein: MCLTAGEILHQNYKIISELGHGGFAITYLATDIDIPEDNQCVVKEIPFPSDPRVLEDATKRFQDEAWALSIVGNHPCIPRLFASFIENNHFYLVQEYIEGHWLKEELTPGQQWEEERAIALLREILEILKFVHAKNIIHRDITPSNLIRRTTDKKNVLIDFGAVKEISTLTADSTGKIFTSQAIGTSGYMSPEQSNGRTAQACNDIYSLGKIVIQALTGKHPTELKPDDNTGEIIWYHSTPDRTGLPVSDGIKNILDRMVRYHYIYRYQSVTDVLRDLDAIGTPPPPPPPPQPPKPPLSPQPPLSPTSPRSRWLWMLLVAGIVAGAIVLSRDTIIRIIFPPPPLRVEGISSGEKLLTSALWSKQRGINEFAELKYSEALKLLKQSWREDRRDPETLIYINNALLETTKAEHYTIAIVVPIRRNPDGSIINANLAEELLRGIAQAQTEVNLGLLTADDSNKDFPGQGFLEPKAIKGKGLKVIIADDRNIISYAKEKANYLVTHPDILAVIGHYTSDMTVETVDIYNQNKLVAISSGSTTEELTRKPRKFFFRTAPTTTIEAEGLVNQLITVGAKKVAVFYNPNSPFSASLWEELKKQFEAQGGSTSRIGNYSDLSKNDFNAEAAIKEVEKSGKTAIAVIPDGQVTKAVENAIDMIKANNDRNWIVGPWTLYEPRTLEAAKQLKSIEKLGISVFWHPTTSFDKKFPVNAEKLWGGPVNTRSALTYDAAKTLIKGLEMQPEPSREGMQKTLASPGFQADGATGIIEFDSTTGNRKNPPKRVAHIVPCAREQSGLTFVPIEFPTAAAAGLKCD; the protein is encoded by the coding sequence ATGTGTCTCACAGCAGGGGAGATCCTTCACCAAAACTACAAAATTATCAGCGAGTTAGGACATGGAGGGTTTGCAATTACCTACCTGGCTACGGATATCGACATACCCGAAGATAACCAGTGCGTTGTGAAGGAAATTCCTTTTCCTTCAGATCCGCGCGTTTTGGAGGACGCAACTAAGCGATTTCAAGATGAAGCTTGGGCTTTGTCTATTGTTGGCAATCACCCGTGCATTCCCAGATTATTTGCTTCTTTTATAGAAAACAACCATTTTTACTTAGTGCAAGAATACATTGAAGGACATTGGCTCAAGGAAGAACTGACTCCAGGTCAACAGTGGGAAGAGGAACGGGCGATCGCCTTGTTGCGGGAAATTTTGGAAATTTTAAAGTTCGTCCATGCAAAAAATATTATTCACCGCGATATTACACCTTCTAACTTAATTCGGCGCACAACAGATAAAAAAAATGTTTTAATTGATTTTGGGGCTGTCAAAGAAATAAGCACTTTGACGGCTGACTCAACAGGTAAAATATTCACATCGCAGGCGATCGGCACCAGCGGTTATATGTCTCCCGAACAATCAAACGGGCGTACTGCTCAGGCTTGTAATGATATTTACTCCCTAGGGAAGATCGTGATTCAAGCTCTCACCGGGAAGCATCCCACAGAGCTCAAACCCGACGACAATACAGGTGAAATTATCTGGTATCACTCCACGCCCGATCGCACTGGGCTACCAGTGAGTGATGGTATCAAAAATATTCTCGATCGGATGGTTCGCTACCACTATATATACCGATATCAATCTGTAACTGACGTTTTGCGTGACTTGGATGCGATCGGCACACCGCCACCGCCACCGCCACCGCCACAGCCACCGAAACCTCCATTGTCACCTCAACCTCCACTGTCACCCACATCTCCACGATCGCGCTGGCTCTGGATGCTGCTAGTGGCGGGAATTGTCGCAGGGGCGATCGTACTTTCAAGAGACACAATTATCCGAATAATTTTTCCACCACCACCACTTCGGGTAGAGGGTATCAGTTCCGGCGAAAAGCTACTAACATCTGCCCTTTGGTCAAAACAAAGAGGCATCAATGAGTTTGCCGAATTAAAGTATTCAGAAGCTTTAAAATTGCTCAAACAGTCCTGGCGAGAAGACCGCAGAGACCCAGAAACTTTAATTTACATCAACAATGCTCTGCTGGAGACAACAAAAGCAGAACATTACACGATCGCGATCGTTGTTCCCATCCGCAGAAATCCAGACGGTAGCATCATCAACGCCAATTTAGCCGAAGAACTGCTGCGCGGCATTGCTCAAGCTCAAACCGAAGTTAATTTAGGTCTTCTCACTGCGGATGACAGCAATAAAGATTTTCCCGGTCAAGGCTTTCTCGAACCAAAAGCTATTAAAGGCAAAGGTCTCAAAGTCATCATTGCTGATGACCGAAATATCATATCATACGCCAAAGAAAAAGCAAATTACCTAGTCACTCACCCAGATATTTTAGCAGTCATCGGACACTATACCAGCGACATGACAGTAGAAACAGTAGATATTTACAATCAAAATAAACTGGTCGCTATTTCTTCGGGAAGTACCACAGAAGAACTAACGCGCAAACCTCGAAAATTCTTCTTTCGGACAGCACCAACAACTACCATAGAAGCTGAAGGATTAGTAAATCAACTAATTACAGTCGGCGCCAAAAAAGTGGCAGTTTTTTACAATCCCAACAGTCCCTTTAGCGCTTCTTTATGGGAAGAATTAAAAAAACAATTTGAAGCGCAAGGAGGCTCAACTTCTAGAATCGGTAATTATTCCGACTTATCTAAAAATGATTTTAACGCCGAAGCAGCAATCAAAGAAGTTGAGAAATCTGGAAAAACAGCTATAGCTGTCATTCCCGACGGTCAAGTTACTAAGGCTGTCGAAAATGCGATCGACATGATTAAAGCTAACAACGATCGCAATTGGATTGTCGGGCCTTGGACGCTGTACGAACCGCGAACTTTAGAAGCAGCAAAACAGCTAAAATCCATTGAGAAACTCGGCATATCCGTGTTTTGGCATCCCACAACGAGTTTTGATAAAAAGTTTCCAGTCAACGCTGAAAAATTGTGGGGAGGCCCGGTTAATACTCGATCTGCCTTAACCTACGATGCCGCTAAAACCCTGATTAAAGGCTTAGAAATGCAGCCTGAACCTAGCAGGGAAGGAATGCAAAAAACCTTAGCCTCTCCTGGCTTTCAAGCTGACGGAGCCACGGGTATAATTGAGTTTGACTCGACGACGGGAAATCGGAAAAACCCTCCTAAACGAGTGGCGCACATTGTACCCTGTGCTAGAGAACAATCTGGCCTGACTTTTGTGCCGATAGAATTTCCGACAGCCGCCGCCGCAGGTTTAAAATGTGATTGA
- a CDS encoding fasciclin domain-containing protein, producing MADIVDTAVSAGSFTTLVAAVQAAGLVDTLKGAGPFTVFAPTDEAFAKLPAGTVEALLSDIPKLTKILTYHVVAGKVMAADVVKLTSAKTVEGSEVKIDASNGVKINDSTVTAADVAADNGVIHIIDAVLLPA from the coding sequence TTGGCTGACATCGTTGATACCGCCGTTTCGGCAGGCTCTTTTACAACCCTAGTTGCTGCCGTCCAAGCTGCTGGTTTAGTAGATACCCTCAAAGGCGCTGGCCCCTTCACAGTTTTTGCTCCTACAGACGAAGCTTTTGCTAAGCTTCCCGCAGGTACTGTAGAAGCACTGCTTAGTGACATTCCTAAGCTCACAAAAATCTTGACTTATCACGTCGTTGCTGGCAAAGTTATGGCTGCTGATGTAGTCAAGCTAACATCTGCCAAAACAGTTGAAGGTTCAGAAGTAAAAATTGATGCTTCCAATGGCGTCAAAATCAATGACTCTACTGTTACCGCAGCCGACGTTGCTGCTGATAACGGCGTCATCCACATCATAGATGCAGTCTTGCTTCCTGCGTAA
- a CDS encoding STAS domain-containing protein, translated as MSVLVKIVLSHEVLEKSQFFQFQKEIERLIESGGKILMLDFSNINFLKNSELMAVVAIVKLVRDSDCILLISAMSEQVRMLFELTGLEQIFQCLPPAEEPALKSDLAEPLGGLQTVAS; from the coding sequence ATGAGCGTTCTCGTTAAAATAGTTTTGTCTCATGAGGTTTTGGAAAAGTCTCAATTTTTTCAGTTTCAGAAAGAAATAGAGCGCCTAATTGAAAGCGGTGGCAAAATTCTGATGCTGGATTTCTCAAACATCAATTTCCTGAAAAATTCCGAGTTAATGGCTGTAGTGGCGATCGTCAAATTAGTTAGAGACAGCGACTGTATACTTTTGATATCGGCGATGAGCGAACAAGTGAGAATGCTATTTGAACTCACCGGGCTAGAACAAATATTTCAGTGTTTGCCGCCTGCGGAAGAACCTGCTCTCAAAAGTGACCTAGCTGAACCTTTAGGAGGCTTGCAAACTGTAGCTAGCTAA
- a CDS encoding HetZ-related protein has translation MTIKTATNTVNCHTASNLNFLSAASTEQTAEINTVSSIDVMALAQFALKELEGSMKNSSRSAQTVAMRIAKEVERICQKSDRIQISGEVEAWQITLAEHRLQKILQYYNLGSKQGRVELHSHLAAMIYRHVASFRSNLNFQARYNMIEDFLQGFYIEALRAFRREHQLDLNYTPRTQIELAEYMAFTEHYAKRQIGLPGRNRQRLIVLRAQGFAKGQPPETAIDIEMAVESGKGEDAEMYSRSPALQQVREQMVSETVDPADAVLRDRVVAELITYLEAQNQPECVSYLTLKLQDLSASEIDRVLGLSARQRDYLQQRFKYHVEKFARTQNWKLVHEWLGADVDQKLGMNSDKWEAFRAQLSPEQQQLLAMKRNQECDKAIATALKCTPKQVQKRWAQLLDLASQTRNSSQA, from the coding sequence ATGACTATCAAAACTGCCACCAACACCGTCAACTGCCACACCGCTTCTAACCTCAACTTCTTGAGTGCCGCCTCCACCGAGCAAACCGCCGAAATCAATACAGTGTCGAGCATCGATGTCATGGCTTTAGCCCAATTCGCGCTCAAAGAATTGGAAGGATCGATGAAAAATTCCAGCCGCAGCGCTCAAACAGTGGCGATGCGGATTGCTAAGGAAGTCGAACGGATTTGCCAAAAAAGCGATCGCATCCAAATTTCCGGCGAAGTTGAAGCTTGGCAAATCACCTTGGCCGAGCACCGGTTGCAAAAAATCCTGCAATACTACAACCTCGGTTCCAAACAAGGCCGCGTCGAATTGCACTCTCACCTCGCGGCGATGATTTACCGCCACGTTGCTTCGTTCCGCTCTAACTTGAACTTCCAAGCTCGCTACAACATGATTGAAGACTTTTTGCAAGGCTTTTACATCGAAGCTTTGCGGGCCTTCCGCCGCGAACACCAACTGGATCTCAACTACACTCCTCGCACGCAGATTGAATTGGCTGAGTACATGGCTTTTACCGAACACTACGCCAAGCGTCAAATCGGCTTACCCGGCCGCAACCGCCAACGCCTGATCGTGCTTCGCGCTCAAGGATTTGCCAAGGGCCAACCTCCCGAAACTGCGATCGACATTGAAATGGCTGTAGAATCCGGCAAGGGAGAAGATGCAGAAATGTACAGCCGCTCTCCGGCGCTGCAACAAGTCCGCGAGCAAATGGTTTCGGAAACTGTCGATCCTGCTGATGCTGTGTTGCGCGATCGAGTAGTCGCTGAATTGATCACCTATCTCGAAGCCCAAAATCAGCCCGAATGCGTCAGCTACTTGACTTTGAAATTGCAAGACCTTTCGGCTTCCGAAATCGATCGCGTTCTCGGTTTGTCTGCTCGCCAGCGCGACTACTTGCAACAACGCTTTAAGTACCACGTCGAAAAATTTGCCCGCACTCAAAACTGGAAGCTCGTCCACGAATGGCTGGGTGCTGATGTCGATCAAAAACTGGGCATGAATTCCGACAAATGGGAAGCATTTCGCGCTCAACTGTCGCCCGAACAACAACAACTGTTAGCAATGAAGCGCAATCAAGAATGCGACAAGGCGATCGCCACCGCACTCAAATGCACCCCCAAACAAGTTCAAAAACGCTGGGCGCAGTTGTTGGATCTGGCTAGCCAGACTCGCAACAGCAGTCAAGCATAA
- a CDS encoding glycosyltransferase family 1 protein, with product MSPPHKPGNKNYNNNGRAWEIRFTSIDTAKSPSQFAPSAANLSKAAALDAPDLVCLSHLRWNFVYQRPQHLLSRCAKNRRVFFVEEPVFTASGDWRLDVSIHETGVWVIVPQLSEGISEQTAQTAQQAMLDDFFQSAEISQYILWYYTPMAVSFTNHLKPLAVVYDCMDELSAFHGAHRDLKANETQLLKRASVVFTGGHSLYEAKQQQHPNIHAFPSSIEKEHFATARNLSEAPADQKDIPHPRLGFFGVIDERMDIELLGGIAQARPDWHLVIIGPVVKIDPATLPTHPNIHYLGGKSYQELPGYLGGWDIAMLPFAINESTKFISPTKTPEYLAAGKPVISTPIRDVVRPYGENGLVRIASNVAEFVAAAEEILSETSEARTKWLSEVDAFLVDNSWDNTWGEMLQLIESAIADRKPKSEDRVKVLS from the coding sequence ATGTCCCCCCCACACAAACCAGGAAACAAGAATTATAACAATAACGGTAGAGCATGGGAGATCCGATTTACCTCAATAGATACAGCCAAATCGCCCTCTCAATTCGCTCCCTCAGCCGCCAATTTATCAAAAGCTGCTGCTTTAGATGCACCTGATTTAGTTTGCTTGTCTCATTTGCGGTGGAACTTCGTCTATCAGCGTCCGCAACATCTCTTGAGCCGCTGTGCTAAAAATCGCCGCGTATTCTTCGTAGAAGAACCAGTTTTCACCGCGTCGGGGGACTGGCGGCTGGATGTCAGCATCCACGAAACCGGAGTCTGGGTAATAGTACCGCAACTTAGCGAAGGAATTAGCGAACAAACAGCACAAACTGCTCAGCAAGCCATGCTGGATGACTTTTTTCAATCAGCAGAAATTAGCCAGTATATTCTCTGGTATTACACGCCCATGGCTGTGAGTTTTACCAACCACTTAAAGCCGCTAGCTGTAGTCTACGATTGTATGGACGAACTGTCAGCATTTCACGGTGCACATCGGGATTTAAAAGCAAATGAAACCCAACTCTTAAAGCGGGCCAGCGTCGTATTTACAGGCGGACACAGCCTGTACGAAGCGAAACAGCAGCAGCACCCAAACATTCATGCTTTCCCCAGCAGCATCGAAAAAGAACACTTTGCTACAGCCCGAAATCTTTCAGAAGCACCGGCGGATCAAAAAGACATTCCTCACCCGCGTTTGGGATTTTTTGGCGTTATAGACGAACGCATGGATATCGAACTGCTAGGGGGCATTGCCCAAGCGAGGCCGGACTGGCATTTAGTCATCATTGGCCCGGTGGTTAAAATTGACCCGGCAACTCTACCAACTCACCCAAACATCCACTATCTGGGCGGCAAATCTTATCAAGAACTGCCAGGGTATCTGGGCGGATGGGATATAGCAATGCTGCCGTTTGCGATTAACGAATCGACTAAGTTTATTAGTCCGACGAAAACTCCCGAATACCTCGCTGCCGGCAAACCGGTGATTTCTACTCCCATCCGCGACGTGGTGCGCCCCTACGGAGAAAACGGCTTGGTTCGGATTGCGAGCAATGTTGCAGAATTCGTTGCTGCTGCTGAAGAAATTTTGAGCGAAACTTCGGAAGCTCGCACCAAGTGGCTGAGCGAGGTAGACGCTTTTTTAGTAGACAATTCTTGGGACAATACTTGGGGCGAAATGCTGCAATTGATCGAAAGTGCGATCGCAGACAGAAAACCCAAATCAGAAGACCGAGTGAAGGTGTTAAGTTAG